The Vicinamibacteria bacterium genomic interval TTCTGCTTTCTCTCGTCCTCCGAGCCCAGCTCCAGAGTTCCTTTGCCGGCGGACCGGAGCGTCTTGCCCTCGAACTCGGGCAGCGCTTGGACGAGGAGCTCATCCACGGCGTCGGTCATGAAGAGTACTTCGAGCCCCCGGTCCCGGAACGCCTCGAGGTGAGGCGAGCTCTCCAGCATTTCTCTCGGGCCTCCGGCGATGTAATAGATCGCGTCCTGCTCTTCCTTCATTCGCGAAACGTAGTCCGAAAGCGACGTCAGCTTCTCCGAGTCGGCTGACGACGCGAACAGGCAGAGCGACACGATCTTGTCCCTGTTCTCGAAATCCTCGGGCACGCCCTCTTTCAGGGCTCGGCCGAACGCGGTCCAGAACTTCAGATACCTTGCCTCGTCGGTTTCCTTCATCGATTGCAGCGCATCGAGGACCTTCTTGAGTAGACCTTTGCGCATCTGGCGGATCTGGCGGTCCTGCTGCAGGATCTCCCGCGACACGTTCAGAGGCAGGTCGGATGAATCCACGACCCCCCGCAGGAAGCGGAGATATCGCGGCAGAAGCTCCTCGCACGACTCCATGATGAGCACGCGTTTCACGTAGAGCTTCAACCCAGATTCGGAGCCAACGAAGTACAGGTCGACGGGCGCCTCGCTGGGAATGAACAACAGCGCCTTGTACTCGAGAAGTCCCTCGGCCTTCTGGACGATGGTCTCAAGCGGATCGCGCCAATCGTGAGTAATGTGTTTGTAGAACTCGGCGTACTCTTCGGCATTGACCTCGCTCGCAGGGCGCTCCCAGATGGGCTTCATCGAGTTCAACGTCTTCTCTTCGTCCCCGGCCTTCAGGACGATGGGATAGGAAATGAAATCGGAGTATCTCTTCACGATTCGAGCTAGGACCGCTGGGTCGGTGAAGTCCTCGAGGCCTTCTTCCTCGTCGACCGCCTTCAAATGAAGGGTGACCGAGGTTCCGTTGGTCTCACGCCCCGTCGGCTCCACGCTGAATTGTCCCTGTCCGCTCGATTCCCACCGCTGGGCGGACGGCTCGCCCGCGCGCCGAGTGACCACCACGACTTTGTCCGCCACCATGAACGAGGAGTAGAAGCCTACGCCGAATTGGCCGATGAGCTCTCCCAGGGCCTCGTCCGACCGGCTCTTGCGAAGCTTCTCCGCGAGCTCCTGCGTCCCCGATTTCGCGATGGTC includes:
- the htpG gene encoding molecular chaperone HtpG → MTAKKTTKKKTKKTGTDPGSETFSFQTEVQKLLDLMVHSLYSHKEIFLRELISNASDALDRLRFESLTNQELLSEGTRLEIRLEADRKERLLTVHDNGIGMTRQEVIDNIGTIAKSGTQELAEKLRKSRSDEALGELIGQFGVGFYSSFMVADKVVVVTRRAGEPSAQRWESSGQGQFSVEPTGRETNGTSVTLHLKAVDEEEGLEDFTDPAVLARIVKRYSDFISYPIVLKAGDEEKTLNSMKPIWERPASEVNAEEYAEFYKHITHDWRDPLETIVQKAEGLLEYKALLFIPSEAPVDLYFVGSESGLKLYVKRVLIMESCEELLPRYLRFLRGVVDSSDLPLNVSREILQQDRQIRQMRKGLLKKVLDALQSMKETDEARYLKFWTAFGRALKEGVPEDFENRDKIVSLCLFASSADSEKLTSLSDYVSRMKEEQDAIYYIAGGPREMLESSPHLEAFRDRGLEVLFMTDAVDELLVQALPEFEGKTLRSAGKGTLELGSEDERKQKKRDLDEKSKGFEELLTRVQKILDDRVKEVRLSNRLTTSPACLVGGEHEFSPRLESWLREQRGDAPVLRRILELNPDHEVVSRLKARFDVDESSELIPEYAELLYGYAVLAEGSPLRDPAAFARRFADLMARGFGP